atgcatgtattAAATTTCTTTTCGTTGTTCCACATTCATTAAACAATCAACTCTGGAGGAAAAACCCACGTTCTGTCCAAATCAAAGAACCCGATGCTTCGTGTAAACGGCCTCCTAGTACCGGATTTCAAGTCCCACACGTCCGGTGTGTCGACGAAATACATCGTGTCCTCTAAAACCTCGCCGTGTGCGGGAGCAGGCATGGACTTGTTGAAGAGTTCACTGAGGAAGATTGCTTGGCCACCTAGACCGCCGCCGGTGACCGGAACCCATGTGCCGGCGTCCATGTCGGCCTTAGAGACATCCACGCTGCGGGTGTGGTCGGCGTCCTTGACGAAGGCCGCGATTAAACACTCCCGTCTCACCATGAGCAACCGGCCAGACGACTCCAGGAGGTGCCAGCTACCGTTAACTGCGTAGTCGTCCCCCTCTAACTCGTACTTTGTAGTCTTCCAAATGAGATCCTCACCGGTGAGGTACTGCCACTGATGGCCGACGTCGTCGATGCCATCATCACCGACGGGCTCAATTTCGCTATCGTTCTCGCTGTCTCCCTCTTGGTTTAATGACTCATCATGGTCGTTGGTCGATGCGTCACCGTCATTGTCTtgtgcgtcgccgtcgtcgtcgtcttcatcgtcgCTCCACCTAAACGCGTCGATTACGCCATCAGGGCTTCTCGGTTGTCTGATGATGCGCTCGACGCTGGTGACGGTGGGCTTGCCGTCTTTGTcgtcggcgaggtcgacggcgaagaGGTCCTCGGCTTTTGTAATTAGATAAAGCTTGTCCGCGAAGAAGGCAATGTCGACGACACGGACGAATGGCATCGTGCAAGAATCAGGCGTCCAGATGCCCTTCCCTGGCTGGCACAGGATCAAAGGGCAGTCCCAGTGGTTGGTCATGACGGCGACGAGGTGACCGCCGCCATTGGGGTGGGACCGGATGATCACCTTGCAGACTCTGAACTCCTCAAAGAAGTCGTCGTCGAGGATGTCGCCCAGCTCGGCGAGCGGCACGGTGGCGCCGGTGAAAGGGTTGTGCAGGAGGAACGTGTGCCTCGTCTTCGTCGTCCTGGCGCCATCGACGCTGTCATCGTCATCGTTGTCGGTGCGGTGGAGGGCGAGCCAGCCGTCGGTGGAGCCAATGCAGACGGTGTTGCTCTCGGGGAAAGCCATGCGGTGGACGCCGCCGTCGGAGACCGTGACGAAGGTGCCTTCCGGGAGCACGATCCACGGGAGCTGCggcggggcggcgacgtggcggcgcAGGGCGGAGTGCCAGGCGCGGCACACAGCGCGGAAGCGCGCGCGGTCGGCGGGGAAGGGCAGGCGGGCGATGACGAGGCCCAGCAGATCAGACGGGAGGTCGGACCACGGCGCCATCGTCGACGTTCCCGCCATAGCCAAATTAGACTATGAAATCAAGCGATCTGATCGTAGTGCACCAGAGCCTGGAAACCTCGTGAAAactgaaatatatatttagtaATAGTACTGGTGGTATTGGCAAAGCGGCCGGCACAGAAGAGGTCTTCGTATTTCGATTCGTTTTTATCGTCCGGTTCCGAGTCGATCAACGATATGACCACACTGTTGTCGCTGCGCGCGCCGTACGTGTGCGTCCGCGACCGCGATGGTGTACCATGTAGTTGTTAAATATATAAACATGCTTTTGTATCCCGAGATGTATTGTGGCCCAACTTGGCCCATGTCCAGTCTATTGACTGTTGTATATACTTC
The window above is part of the Oryza sativa Japonica Group chromosome 7, ASM3414082v1 genome. Proteins encoded here:
- the LOC4343311 gene encoding uncharacterized protein produces the protein MAGTSTMAPWSDLPSDLLGLVIARLPFPADRARFRAVCRAWHSALRRHVAAPPQLPWIVLPEGTFVTVSDGGVHRMAFPESNTVCIGSTDGWLALHRTDNDDDDSVDGARTTKTRHTFLLHNPFTGATVPLAELGDILDDDFFEEFRVCKVIIRSHPNGGGHLVAVMTNHWDCPLILCQPGKGIWTPDSCTMPFVRVVDIAFFADKLYLITKAEDLFAVDLADDKDGKPTVTSVERIIRQPRSPDGVIDAFRWSDDEDDDDGDAQDNDGDASTNDHDESLNQEGDSENDSEIEPVGDDGIDDVGHQWQYLTGEDLIWKTTKYELEGDDYAVNGSWHLLESSGRLLMVRRECLIAAFVKDADHTRSVDVSKADMDAGTWVPVTGGGLGGQAIFLSELFNKSMPAPAHGEVLEDTMYFVDTPDVWDLKSGTRRPFTRSIGFFDLDRTWVFPPELIV